In Paenibacillus sonchi, a single genomic region encodes these proteins:
- a CDS encoding coiled-coil domain-containing protein: MQPRNNRSRYPVMLLILLCFTVLPLTPPAFLSADPGTGLTAAPPDMPDNEETRMLLEQTLSSAEIEQEISRISSEQKALEQQASMLEKRASAQKNAITDQQERAGAIIRSYYMGERDGLLAAVLSAKSISRLLALYDYYEIVIGRDQDILSQYEEEYKKLKATLTAAQRSSQELAELKAVLEEQKARMAILNEDIESGIQSSSDPARMSALLEEFTKYWENIGIHEVKTYFKALSSAMKHLPQFVQSRDGILTRKGMTYHLALKEEDLNEFLVSQNPLFQDFAFHFNNNEVTASGKSGGLSMTLTGHYTIQEEPVNGLMFHVDHVLFNGLELPDTTRKALEEEFDLGFYPEKIVSFLRATEVSSADGVLHVKLSLSF; encoded by the coding sequence CTTCACTGTGCTGCCGCTGACGCCCCCTGCCTTTTTGTCCGCTGATCCCGGTACGGGCCTGACGGCTGCTCCTCCAGACATGCCTGACAACGAAGAAACCCGCATGCTGCTGGAACAAACCCTATCCTCAGCAGAAATTGAACAGGAGATCAGCCGGATCAGCTCTGAGCAAAAAGCACTGGAACAACAGGCAAGTATGCTGGAAAAAAGGGCCTCTGCTCAAAAAAATGCCATTACAGACCAACAGGAACGGGCCGGTGCCATCATCCGGTCTTATTATATGGGAGAAAGAGATGGACTCCTGGCAGCCGTGCTCTCGGCCAAAAGCATTAGCAGACTGCTGGCCTTGTATGATTATTATGAGATTGTGATCGGACGGGACCAAGATATCCTGTCTCAATATGAAGAAGAGTATAAAAAGCTGAAAGCGACCCTTACTGCAGCGCAGCGCAGCTCACAGGAGCTTGCAGAGCTTAAAGCCGTGTTGGAGGAGCAGAAGGCCCGGATGGCCATCCTGAATGAAGATATTGAAAGCGGCATTCAATCCAGCAGTGATCCGGCAAGAATGAGCGCCTTATTAGAGGAATTCACGAAGTATTGGGAAAATATCGGGATTCATGAAGTCAAAACCTATTTCAAAGCCCTGTCATCCGCCATGAAGCACCTGCCGCAGTTCGTGCAGAGCCGTGACGGCATCCTGACCCGTAAAGGCATGACGTATCATCTGGCTTTGAAGGAAGAGGATTTGAACGAGTTTCTGGTGTCGCAAAACCCTTTGTTTCAGGATTTCGCCTTTCACTTCAATAACAATGAAGTCACAGCCTCCGGCAAAAGCGGAGGATTATCGATGACGCTGACCGGACATTATACGATCCAGGAGGAACCGGTCAACGGGCTGATGTTCCATGTAGATCATGTGTTGTTCAATGGGCTGGAGCTCCCGGATACTACCCGCAAAGCGCTGGAGGAAGAATTTGACCTTGGTTTTTATCCGGAAAAAATCGTATCCTTCCTGCGTGCTACCGAGGTAAGCAGTGCGGACGGTGTACTGCATGTGAAGCTCTCTCTGTCATTCTAA
- a CDS encoding extracellular solute-binding protein: MLRRRNYWLLFAILLLSLTSLSPSMELDTREDTHPLKQQLNQSERPASGDKDRIQSLNIRVSLSNEEFNELQRISNNYSLSSGTQVNLSNVDSGEADGVLKQDLTIGNSPDIVMTDGRSITDLATQGYLLPVDIYQSVPGSAPLTTLIPQMQWNGYNWGVPLDIDPYVLVYSPQHLSELGIAGLPRSLEQWNALLKVIREHPDKRQYLLAMDTRNPYGYSAVLESMGGSLQSVNPALLEWTKYAGSHFYLTSNTNTEIWDKLQDGTIAVAALPLSEWQLHGNSSLAAAAPLTDSSGLRYEAIHSRFFALPAQSGNPEAAVQWLAYVTSSSAQLEWLKNTGRLPALDELYRSGLPESVKLPFDTALLFTDEADLEHESAGGWTELSAAVTQLLTGKLDPAGYTAAVAEALE, from the coding sequence GTGCTGAGAAGGAGAAACTACTGGCTGCTGTTTGCTATTTTATTGCTGTCGCTGACAAGCCTGTCCCCCAGCATGGAGCTGGATACCCGGGAAGATACCCATCCGCTGAAGCAGCAGCTGAATCAATCGGAGCGTCCCGCTTCCGGGGATAAAGACAGGATTCAAAGTCTGAATATCCGGGTGTCCCTAAGCAATGAGGAATTTAATGAACTGCAGCGGATCAGCAACAACTACAGCTTGTCCAGCGGAACCCAAGTCAACCTAAGCAATGTGGACAGTGGTGAGGCAGACGGGGTTTTGAAGCAAGACCTTACGATTGGCAACAGTCCGGATATTGTAATGACCGATGGCCGGAGCATCACGGATTTGGCTACACAGGGTTACTTGCTTCCGGTTGATATTTACCAGAGTGTTCCAGGAAGTGCTCCGCTAACAACACTGATCCCGCAAATGCAGTGGAATGGCTATAACTGGGGGGTTCCTCTTGATATTGACCCCTATGTGCTTGTATATTCGCCTCAGCATCTCTCGGAACTGGGAATCGCAGGATTGCCCAGAAGCCTGGAGCAGTGGAATGCGCTGCTTAAGGTCATCCGGGAGCATCCGGATAAGCGGCAATATTTACTGGCGATGGATACCCGTAATCCCTATGGATATTCCGCTGTTCTGGAGAGCATGGGCGGCAGCCTGCAGTCTGTTAATCCGGCTCTGCTGGAATGGACGAAATACGCGGGCAGCCATTTCTATCTCACCAGTAATACGAATACAGAGATATGGGATAAGCTGCAGGATGGCACAATAGCAGTTGCCGCTCTTCCATTGTCGGAATGGCAGCTGCACGGGAATTCATCACTGGCTGCCGCAGCACCGCTCACCGACAGCAGCGGGCTAAGGTATGAGGCAATACACAGCCGTTTCTTTGCTCTTCCGGCACAGTCCGGCAATCCGGAGGCCGCTGTCCAATGGCTTGCCTATGTCACTTCAAGCTCTGCACAGCTGGAATGGCTGAAGAATACGGGGCGGCTTCCGGCGCTGGATGAGCTGTACCGTTCCGGGCTGCCGGAGAGTGTGAAGCTGCCTTTTGACACCGCGCTGCTCTTCACTGACGAAGCTGACCTTGAGCATGAATCGGCAGGCGGCTGGACGGAACTCTCGGCGGCAGTGACACAGCTGTTGACAGGCAAGCTTGACCCGGCGGGCTACACCGCAGCGGTGGCTGAAGCCTTAGAATGA
- a CDS encoding PhoH family protein → MKKIFVLDTNVLLHDPNSIFAFKEHEVIIPAVVLEEIDSKKRNADEIGRNARTVSRLLDGLRELGHLHSGVGLEHGGTLKVELNHRSFVKVQEMFGEVSNDNRILAVALNYLHEENDKAEPRPVVLVSKDVLVRIKADVLGITPEDYLSDRTGDLNELYAGYQSLMVHPSLIDEYYSHRFLSVKQLALSYPLYPHEFVIMKDEIGTGKSALLKVNSDASRLEPLYLGNDAVWGISARNAQQRMALELLLNDDIPLVTITGKAGTGKTLLALAAGLFKVEDEHKYKKLLIARPVVPMGKDIGYLPGEKDEKLRPWMQPIYDNLEFLFDTKKSGDIDKILMGLGSIQVEALTYIRGRSIPSQFIIIDEAQNLSRHEVKTIVSRAGEGSKVILMGDPEQIDHPYLDAASNGLSYIVEKFKQQGISGHITLEKGERSHLAQLAADLL, encoded by the coding sequence ATGAAAAAGATATTTGTACTAGACACCAACGTGCTTCTGCACGACCCCAATTCGATTTTTGCTTTCAAGGAGCATGAAGTTATCATTCCGGCTGTAGTCCTGGAAGAAATCGACTCCAAGAAGCGTAATGCCGATGAAATCGGCCGCAACGCCCGCACCGTGTCGCGCTTATTAGACGGACTTCGTGAACTGGGCCACCTGCATAGCGGTGTGGGACTCGAGCATGGAGGCACGCTGAAGGTAGAGCTTAACCACCGCAGCTTCGTTAAGGTACAGGAAATGTTCGGTGAAGTGTCCAATGACAACCGGATTTTGGCTGTCGCGCTTAATTATCTTCATGAGGAGAATGATAAGGCAGAACCGAGACCTGTGGTACTCGTGAGTAAAGATGTGCTCGTCCGCATCAAGGCGGATGTGCTTGGCATTACACCGGAGGATTATCTGTCTGACCGCACCGGTGATTTGAACGAGCTGTACGCAGGGTATCAGTCGCTGATGGTACATCCTTCGCTGATTGATGAATATTACAGCCACCGTTTTTTATCCGTCAAACAATTGGCCTTGTCTTACCCGCTGTACCCGCATGAGTTCGTTATCATGAAGGATGAGATCGGCACCGGCAAGTCGGCTCTGCTCAAGGTGAACAGCGACGCCTCCCGCCTGGAGCCGCTCTATCTCGGAAATGATGCGGTATGGGGAATCAGTGCCCGCAACGCCCAGCAGCGGATGGCGCTGGAACTGCTGCTGAATGATGATATTCCGCTGGTGACCATCACCGGCAAAGCGGGAACGGGCAAAACCTTGCTGGCCCTGGCTGCCGGACTGTTCAAGGTGGAAGACGAGCATAAGTACAAGAAACTGCTGATCGCCCGTCCGGTCGTTCCGATGGGGAAGGATATCGGGTACCTGCCGGGTGAGAAGGACGAGAAGCTGCGTCCATGGATGCAGCCGATTTATGATAATCTGGAATTTCTGTTCGATACGAAAAAGTCCGGCGATATCGATAAAATCTTGATGGGGCTGGGCAGCATTCAGGTGGAGGCCCTCACCTATATCCGCGGACGTTCGATCCCGTCGCAATTCATCATCATCGATGAGGCCCAGAACCTGTCCCGCCATGAGGTGAAGACCATTGTCTCCCGGGCCGGGGAAGGCAGTAAAGTGATCCTCATGGGCGACCCGGAGCAAATTGACCATCCTTATCTCGATGCCGCAAGCAACGGGCTCAGCTACATCGTGGAGAAGTTCAAGCAGCAGGGCATCAGCGGCCACATCACCCTTGAAAAGGGCGAGCGTTCGCACCTGGCCCAGCTGGCCGCCGATCTGCTGTAG
- a CDS encoding YhcN/YlaJ family sporulation lipoprotein, with product MRKSMCLLLVLLLLTSCGIANKASSPSPQDKQSAKALSSQGNREVRNLADGRDAGLVPQSQPGHPYDARDVSDVALKDHFEQLASRVPGVKGAHCVVMNNVAVVGIDVDGTLTRSRVGNIKYSVAEAIRKDPRGVKALVTADMDISSRLAEMGRHISKGNPVSGFASEMADIIGRIIPQLPGDTMPRGNQ from the coding sequence ATGAGAAAATCAATGTGTCTGTTGCTGGTACTGCTGCTGCTGACAAGCTGCGGTATCGCTAATAAAGCGTCATCACCCTCTCCTCAGGATAAACAATCGGCAAAAGCTTTGAGCAGCCAGGGGAACCGCGAAGTGCGGAATTTGGCAGATGGACGTGATGCAGGCCTTGTGCCCCAATCACAGCCCGGACACCCTTATGACGCTCGAGATGTAAGCGATGTTGCGCTCAAAGACCATTTTGAGCAATTGGCCAGCAGAGTTCCCGGTGTAAAGGGCGCTCACTGTGTGGTCATGAATAACGTTGCCGTAGTTGGTATTGATGTTGACGGAACACTTACCCGGTCCCGGGTAGGAAACATCAAATATTCTGTGGCTGAAGCCATCCGCAAGGACCCGAGAGGTGTAAAAGCGCTTGTCACCGCCGACATGGATATCTCCAGCAGACTTGCTGAAATGGGACGCCACATCAGCAAAGGGAACCCGGTATCCGGTTTCGCCTCCGAGATGGCCGACATTATCGGCCGCATTATACCACAGCTTCCGGGGGATACCATGCCTCGGGGCAACCAGTAA
- a CDS encoding LCP family protein, which translates to MSTSKGSLPPRSGGNQRNGRPQPNSAARTVQKKKQVKKRGALARTGKMVLTLLIIAILAVLGYAGYLYWKFDHGSFGVDKPVQAGHSAAEKPITMLLLGTDNRPKHRSNLTDVIMVAALNPTTQSATVVSLPRDTYVELSGYKKTKINEFYARFKSKEKTSGILAEDEMKTMMGKYLDIDVDYATVLDFQGFRDVVDELGGVDVNISENMCYTDSVDGTDINLTKGPARLDGDDALDYVRYRKSNCRPKTKASDDFDRNKRQNEVLNSLVGQMQSLGGVLKIGKVLDALDDNMKTDIENAQIKNIISAYWKISKENIEFKPVTGTWRSPYVYINDKELEAAKQSLHDRIAGAAPGGTAASQN; encoded by the coding sequence ATGAGTACAAGTAAAGGCAGTTTGCCGCCAAGATCCGGCGGGAACCAGAGAAATGGCAGACCGCAGCCGAACAGCGCGGCCAGAACCGTACAGAAGAAGAAACAAGTCAAGAAACGCGGAGCATTGGCGAGAACGGGGAAAATGGTATTAACCCTTCTGATCATTGCCATTCTGGCCGTGCTGGGATATGCAGGGTATCTGTATTGGAAGTTTGATCATGGAAGCTTTGGCGTGGATAAGCCGGTTCAGGCTGGCCATTCCGCTGCAGAGAAGCCCATCACCATGCTGCTCTTGGGGACGGACAACCGGCCCAAACATCGATCCAATCTGACAGATGTCATTATGGTTGCGGCCCTCAATCCCACAACCCAGTCCGCTACAGTGGTCTCACTTCCCCGTGACACATATGTGGAGCTTAGCGGATACAAGAAGACCAAAATCAATGAATTTTACGCCCGCTTCAAGAGCAAGGAGAAGACTTCAGGTATTCTTGCCGAGGACGAAATGAAGACGATGATGGGCAAGTATCTGGATATCGACGTAGATTATGCGACCGTGCTTGATTTTCAGGGCTTCCGTGATGTTGTGGATGAACTGGGCGGCGTAGATGTTAATATCAGTGAGAATATGTGCTATACCGATAGTGTGGATGGTACGGATATCAACCTGACCAAGGGCCCGGCCCGGCTGGATGGCGATGATGCCCTCGATTATGTGCGCTACCGCAAGTCGAACTGCAGGCCCAAGACGAAGGCGTCCGATGACTTTGACCGCAACAAACGCCAGAATGAAGTGCTGAATTCATTAGTCGGACAGATGCAGTCCCTGGGCGGCGTTCTGAAGATTGGCAAAGTGCTGGATGCGTTGGATGACAACATGAAGACGGATATCGAAAATGCGCAGATCAAAAATATTATCTCTGCCTATTGGAAAATATCCAAGGAGAATATTGAATTCAAGCCGGTGACCGGAACCTGGCGCAGTCCATATGTATATATTAATGATAAAGAGCTTGAGGCTGCGAAGCAGAGCCTGCATGACCGGATTGCGGGTGCTGCACCCGGCGGCACGGCTGCTTCCCAAAATTGA
- a CDS encoding YlaH-like family protein — MQNWFAEHPIVAYIVIFILLTYVYNRVFRVNQKLPIGKEIVLYVMMALGSGMLLIFQHDKLPIIQCLLVAVGLMLLVRVRYMVEARQKRKAAAAGKRQ; from the coding sequence GTGCAGAACTGGTTCGCAGAGCATCCTATTGTGGCTTATATTGTCATTTTTATTTTGCTGACTTATGTGTACAACCGTGTTTTCCGAGTGAATCAAAAGCTGCCGATCGGCAAGGAGATTGTCCTCTATGTAATGATGGCGCTCGGCTCCGGAATGCTGCTTATCTTCCAGCATGACAAGCTGCCGATTATTCAATGCCTGCTGGTGGCTGTTGGCCTTATGCTGCTGGTGAGAGTCCGCTACATGGTGGAGGCCCGGCAGAAACGCAAGGCGGCGGCAGCGGGCAAACGGCAGTAA